Proteins encoded by one window of Rutidosis leptorrhynchoides isolate AG116_Rl617_1_P2 chromosome 7, CSIRO_AGI_Rlap_v1, whole genome shotgun sequence:
- the LOC139857010 gene encoding glutamine synthetase nodule isozyme, producing the protein MALLNDLINLNLTDSTKKIIAEYIWIGGSGMDIRSKARTLPEPVSDPKKLPKWNYDGSSTGQAPGEDSEVIIYPQAIFKDPFRGGNNILVICDAYTPAGEPIPTNKRHAAAKIFSNPEVEKEAPWFGLEQEYTLLQKNVNWPLGWPQGGFPGPQGPYYCGIGADKAFGRDIVDAHYKACLYAGINISGINGEVMPGQWEFQVGPTVGIASGDELWAARYILERITEIAGVVVSFDPKPIPGDWNGAGAHTNYSTKSMREEGGYEIIKKAIEKLGKRHKEHIAAYGEGNERRLTGKHETADINTFKWGVANRGASIRVGRDTEKDGKGYFEDRRPASNMDPYVVTSMIAETTILL; encoded by the exons ATGGCTCTCCTCAACGATTTAATCAATCTCAACCTCACAGATTCCACCAAGAAAATTATAGCAGAATATATTTG gaTTGGGGGATCTGGTATGGACATCCGAAGCAAAGCAAGA ACTCTTCCTGAGCCAGTGAGTGATCCCAAAAAGTTGCCTAAGTGGAACTACGATGGCTCGAGCACAGGTCAAGCCCCGGGCGAGGACAGTGAGGTCATCATCTA TCCTCAAGCTATTTTCAAGGATCCATTCAGGGGAGGAAACAACATATTG gtgaTTTGTGACGCGTACACCCCTGCTGGCGAGCCAATTCCCACAAACAAAAGGCATGCTGCTGCTAAAATCTTCAGTAACCCTGAAGTAGAGAAGGAAGCCCCTTG GTTTGGGCTAGAGCAAGAATATACATTGTTGCAAAAGAATGTCAACTGGCCTTTGGGCTGGCCTCAAGGAGGGTTCCCTGGACCTCAA GGGCCATATTACTGTGGTATTGGTGCTGATAAGGCTTTTGGACGCGATATCGTTGATGCCCACTACAAAGCCTGCCTTTATGCTGGTATTAATATCAGCGGCATTAACGGTGAAGTTATGCCAGGACAG TGGGAATTTCAAGTTGGACCGACAGTTGGTATTGCCTCTGGTGATGAATTGTGGGCTGCTCGTTACATACTTGAG AGGATTACTGAGATTGCTGGAGTCGTGGTCTCATTCGACCCAAAACCTATTCCC GGCGATTGGAATGGTGCTGGTGCTCACACAAACTACAG CACGAAATCGATGAGGGAAGAGGGAGGATACGAGATCATCAAGAAAGCGATTGAAAAGTTGGGTAAGAGGCACAAGGAACACATTGCGGCTTATGGTGAAGGCAATGAACGCAGGCTCACCGGTAAACACGAGACTGCTGACATCAACACCTTCAAATGG GGTGTTGCAAACCGTGGTGCTTCAATTCGTGTTGGAAGAGACACAGAGAAAGATGGGAAAGGTTACTTTGAGGACCGTAGGCCCGCTTCCAACATGGACCCATATGTTGTTACATCAATGATTGCCGAGACCACGATCCTGTTGTAA